One segment of Anastrepha obliqua isolate idAnaObli1 chromosome 3, idAnaObli1_1.0, whole genome shotgun sequence DNA contains the following:
- the LOC129241179 gene encoding heat shock protein 27 — MALVPTSYDGFPRELDRRYYYSPYDFQQYPYLWDDARLSWPTTDHLLRPLDDLVTRRVRNQLIQSSLLDWRYPMRWDNYYAGERVHVDEKGFQVDIDVRQFKPHEIVVKTTDNYVVVQGNHEKRNDGNGLVERHFIRKYLLPRGFNANDVISNLSSDGILTIKAPPPPPTKYYAPNERLVRVHETGKLALPWK; from the coding sequence atggcGCTTGTGCCTACATCTTATGACGGTTTCCCGCGTGAACTCGATCGCAGATATTACTATTCTCCATACGATTTCCAACAATATCCCTATCTCTGGGACGACGCAAGGTTATCGTGGCCCACTACCGATCATTTACTTCGTCCACTGGATGACCTGGTAACACGTCGTGTTCGAAATCAACTAATACAGTCATCATTATTGGACTGGAGATATCCGATGCGATGGGATAATTACTATGCCGGAGAGCGTGTACATGTGGATGAAAAGGGCTTCCAAGTGGACATTGATGTGCGTCAATTTAAGCCCCATGAGATTGTGGTGAAAACAACTGACAACTATGTGGTTGTACAGGGAAATCACGAGAAGCGAAACGACGGTAATGGACTAGTCGAACGACACTTTATTCGAAAATACTTACTGCCACGGGGATTTAATGCCAACGATGTAATTTCCAATCTTTCATCGGATGGTATTTTGACCATTAAAGCTCCACCTCCGCCACCAACAAAATATTATGCTCCAAATGAGCGCCTGGTTCGCGTACATGAAACAGGAAAACTGGCATTGCCCTGGAAGTGA